Proteins encoded in a region of the Vicia villosa cultivar HV-30 ecotype Madison, WI linkage group LG5, Vvil1.0, whole genome shotgun sequence genome:
- the LOC131605383 gene encoding uncharacterized protein LOC131605383, whose protein sequence is MPSYAKFLKEILSNKKKLEDNETITLTAECSAIIQNNMPPKLKDPGSFSIPCVIGKTIIEKALCDLGASVSLMPLSTCKKLNLGELKATRMSLQLADRSVKYPVGMLENIPVRVGQFYIPTDFIIMDIQEDSNIPIILGRPFLATAGAIIDVKRGKLTFEVGEEKIEFILSQFLKAPSIIDTCCSADIIDECVKE, encoded by the coding sequence atgccttcgtacgctaagttcttaaaagaaatcttatcaaacaaaaagaagctcgaggataacgaaactataacacttaccgctgaatgtagcgctatcatccaaaacaacatgcctccaaaactgaaagaccctggtagtttctctataccctgcgtaattggaaaaaccatcatagagaaagccttgtgcgatttaggagctagtgttagtttgatgcctctttcgacctgtaagaaactcaatctaggtgagcttaaagcaacaagaatgtctcttcaactagcagaccgttcagttaaatatcctgtaggaatgttagagaatatccctgttcgtgtaggtcaattctacatcccaactgacttcatcattatggatatccaagaagattctaacatcccgatcattttaggaagaccatttttagcgaccgctggtgcgattatagatgtaaagcgaggaaagcttactttcgaagtaggagaagagaaaatagaatttatcctttcccaattcctaaaagcaccttctataattgacacatgctgttctgctgataTAATCGACGAatgtgtcaaggaa